The genomic window ATAGCGCGAAAATTCTGCTTGCCTGGAGGATAGGCTAACATGCTTGCTTATATCTTTTACTACGAAACCGCTAATAGTAAAAAGAAACGTGCTGCCCTCTTGATCTAATTGTTGCTTACGTATAACACTACCCGTCATAAAAAATCAATGCAACTTTGGAATTCAGAATGGCTTGGTTGTTCAGTTCATATTATAAACAAagttgaattttaattattacagTAATTTTTTTACTATTACATAAAGCagtgaaataataataatacattatTATGGATAAAGATTTCCATAGACCAACATTGTTGATCCACTTTTACAGTACTTTACTAAGGAGGAACTTACCTGAAAGTGAAAGGTCTTATGGTCCACAGTGATCGTGAATGTGTTGTCCTCCTGATCGTCGATTCCGATTAGAGCATCCTTTAAGCGCACACAACCGCGCCTTACGCCCTTAATCATCTTCTCCTTCGACTGTAAGAGAAATGCAGTCGGAATTAGGCTAGTTCAGTTCATTAATTCGCAGCTATTGCTGTCAAAGGGTTATTACGCGTGctaaaaattaatgaattctAATCTATGCTGGCAGGGAAATAAAAACAGTGGTCGGTGTGCTGTTCACGCTTAAATGTGCGCCGGCGGTCGAGGCGGTAGAGCTACAGTCCCCCAGTCCCACGCCACTTGAAGGATACAGGCCAGCAGAAGCCGAACACAAAGAAGCAAAATGGAGGCGTCAACAAGTAAACCCCTTTTGGATTAGTATAGGAAACTGTCTCATGCCTTTAATCGTATTGCAGGTCCAAATTTTCAGCCGGTGGTGGACATTCCTGCGTTGTATAAGGATCCCTGGTACATGATCACAGTGCTGGGCCTCTATCTGTACTTTGTCACTAAAGCGGGTCCGCAGTAAGTCCACATGCTAATGCCTGCGCCGCTTGTTTGCATGCGGGTCTGTGATCCAGCATTAGCAATTCAGCGGGTCCGCTTGCTTACTTATATAGGAAACAGACCTTTAATCCCTCGCTTACAGTTTCATGGAGTGGCGAAAGCCTTACGAGCTCAAGCGCCTGATCTTGGTGCATAACTTCATCCAGGTGGTGTCCTGCATATATGTAATTAAAGaggtaaatatttgcagtttACAAAAGCAGCATCGGCTAATTGCTCTTCTCTCGCAGGTCCTGTTAATTACGGACAACACCATATACTTTTTTTGGAAATGCCGCGACGTCGGGAGCAGTCCGGAGCTCGTAAGACGCTACTACAACTTGGCCTACTTTCTCTTCTGGCTGAAGATCTCTGAGCTGATAGAAACAGTCATATTTGTGCTTCGCAAGAAACAAAACCAAGTGTCCAGGCTGCACCTCTTTCACCACTTTTCCACGGTAACGCTGGTGTACATACTGATAAACTTGAACGAAAATGGTAAGCTTGCCGGCCGTGTGACCGATCATTTCTTCAAATGTGTACAATTCTACAGGTTCTGCTGCCTACTTCTGCGTGTTCTTGAATTCTATCGTTCACGTTATTATGTACTCGTACTACTTTGTGGCGGCAGTGGCGGATAAGAACTTGGTCCGCGCTCTCACCCCAGTGAAGAAGTGCATCACAGTGACTCAGATGACGCAGTTCGCCCTTATCCTCACACAGGTTGCATCCCAGTTGGTATTGTGTGGCATGCCGCCCCTAGTGCTCCTCTACTTCACCGCCGTCATCGGAGGCATGTTCTACGGCTTTTACGACTTCTATAATAGTGCCTATCAAATCTCCAAGAGGCGCAAGAGTCAGACCCCTCAGCCAGACTCAACAAAATGATTCCCTGTCACCAAATCACGCAATAAAAGCGCACCAAcaagtgtgtatgtgtatccAAATGTATCTAGAGCAGATAAGATAAGGCTGCGGGCTATGGGAAATTCGTTCTGGGTGTGATATGGGATTCACTGCAGCCACTCACCGTGTAATAGGACAGCAGACCAGCATTCTCGTCCAATACGAAGAAGCGGTACTGCCAGCCCTTCATCACATTAGTCCACTTGCTTAGTGTGCCCTCCAATGTGCCAGATCCACCACTCCCGCTTTGGGGGGGTATCAGGCTGGGGGCACTTCCAGTGGTGCTGGCCATTTCCTCCAGCTCCGGTGACAcggccaccgcctcctcctccgcctttGATCCCTCTGCGTCCTCGTGGCTAAAGGCTTTTCTTGTCCCCGGGCGCGGACCTGCGTCGTTCCCTGAGCTCTTCTCTGGCCAGGAGCTGATGATGACGCAATGTTGCTTCACAACTCGCACCAGCAATCTGTCACAGCCTCAACTCCGCTTGGAATTtgcaaaacaaagcaaagccCTGCCAACTATCGATGTACGCAAACATCGATGATTTTCAAGTCTTCCGAGTCGGAGCTCAAATGTGACCGCGCCGCGACCGCTTGAATATACCACACCTTAAAAATTGCATTCATTTAAGAAAttgtaatttacaaatttacaaaacagGCTGTTTATGAAAATATGTCCCTGTAAAAATAGTACCAGGAGATTTAAGAATTGATGAAATATTATCTATGAAATGTTTAAGATCGAGTTCACCTAGTGGAAACAATCTTCCGTGTGCTATTGATAAATAGCGAAAGTGGTGTGAAAGCCCCATGAGCCTTTCAGAATTTTGCAAAACGGTCACACTGTGATATTCACCCAAGATTATTTCGCGGTATTAAAATGCGTATGCATTGATAAGTGGAAGTTGTTTACGATCGACAACAAATAAGGGACACAGTAAAGCTGTAACACTTTACACATTCCAAAATATCTGATTTCAGGACCAACATGTATCCAGTGTCCTTTGCGGCATTTCAAAAGTTAATCGTTAATTTGCCAGATATTGCAAGTGAGTTGAGAATTGCCAATGGAGACAAAAAAACGGTGGCCGAGTGGAGCCGATGGTACTACCAAGAGTTCTACCGGAATCCCAGCATACGGACACGATTCCCTTTCAAGGTAGCGCCGTGTCCCAGGCGGACACGTGACAACTTGCTGAAAGTGCCGGAGCCAGGAGCACTGTCACAAAACGAGGCTTCAGACGTGGAAACTGCAGGACCATCTCAAATAGAGCAGCCCGTATCCGACTTCCTAGTTAAAGGCAGTCAATCGACCTTCTCTGAAACCTCGAAAATGAACAATGCAGTTGATTGTGAACCACCAGGATCGGAATCTGTCGAAGTAATTGTTAATGTGGAGAGGTGGGTGGCATTATTTTTAAGCAAAGCTGATTACCCACCTTGGACTCATTTTAGATGTGGCACCTTCCGTTTTCCGgtatcatttgaaaaattcgAAAAGTGCATCAACAAAATGTTActctttaaaaaaattgtaagGAGCCTAGAACACTGCCTGGTCCTCCTGTCCGATGATGAGTGTCGTCTTCGTACACTGCAAAAGTTTTACAACCGCTTTTACATGTATCCAGAAAAGCGAACCTCAACAAACTTCTTCAATGAATCGACAGAAATCCCTTTGGAAAAGTTGCTCGAATCTGGCAAACCGTTAGACAAAAAAGCGATGAAGACCATGACGGAGCTCGCTGTAATGAAATCCCTTAAGAACAAGTGAGTATGGGGAATAGTTTCGTGCTGGTTTTTACTATAAATATTACACAGTTCAATCGTCAGCTTCGAGCTGTTTAAGAAAAATATGGCAAACCTATCGGACATTGTGGAGCAAATGCAGCGGCTTGACGATAATTATGCGAAAAAAGACGTCCAGGAGTGTGCCCTAGACTATTACCTGGCGTTCTACATCACTCCGAGGATCCGATATAAATACGCATACAAACTAAAGCCATGTAATTCGGCTGTGAAGGCCTGCATGCTGTCCATTCTCGGCAAAGATATAGCCGAAAAGCTTAGGCAAAGCCTACCCCAGTTGGCTACTCCCTCTCCAGGACTTGATTCGCGCAGGCCAATGACTTATTGTAGTAGTGAGAAAGAAGGTTCATTAATTTCTCAGAACACCAATGACTCTTCACAAATCCAATCTAGTCCCAGTAAGGGCGAAGGGGTATCCCAGTTAGCTACTCCTACGCTAGAGCACGAGCTGCGTGTCCCCAAATCTCCCGAGAAGAGTACTGCAGAAGTTAGTAGCACGAATGAAGGCCTATTGTGGGCACATAATGCCCAAATTTCCCAAAACCAAGCTAATCTCAGGAACGAAGTCAACAAAGTAAGCAGATCTATGCCGGCACTCGCTACTAGTTCGCCAGAACGCGATCTGAACAGGTCCAAAGCTCCCGAGAATTCTGCTAAACTCCTAAGTCCCGAAGTCAAAACCCCTCAAAGCAAGGGGGTTATTACTCTACCCTTAGGTTTAGAACTGCCCATGCCCAAGGCACCTGAGAGGCCTGCTTCGATAACCAAAGCTTCTGACGAGACCCAATCCAGACCTGAAGAGACCAAAGATTCTACCGAAGTATCAGAGTAAGGAAATATAACCTACATTGTCCCCGcaaaatttataaactacTATTTTAGGGTATTCTTTGTGACGGATGTTGAAGTGGACCttaaaaagtaagaaaaatagaaatcttaattttttttaatttttaaataactgTTTTCATAACATTTTTAGACATGGACGCTTTATTTTTCCCGTTTCACTTGAAACTTTTcgttattatattaattatgaCGAGATTATCCGACCAATTCTATTAAATAATCATGTTAAAGACGAACATCAACTGGCAAAATTAAGTTCTGATCCCTCAAATCCCCAATGCAAAAAATTTTTCCGTcagttttataataaattttatgcaCGCAACGATGTTcgtaaaaaattcaattataaatttaattgcattaatcCTAAGATGCTGGCTAAGCTTACAGAAAAAGCTAAGCCACTGGATGAGAAGGCCCTTCTTACAATGAATAGAGCAGATAATGGAAAGACCCATAACGAACCCAAATGCCAGGATTTTGCTCCTGAAGAAGCACCAGAAAATTGTCCCCCAAATCCCATTACTTTAGAGATGTTTAAACGTCATGTAAGGAATCTCGATGATATTGTTATTGAGATGCAGAAAAGCGATAAGtacaaagaaaaaagcaaGGAGGAGGTTATTCAGGACTACTATAAGGGCTTCTATTCTGGAACCGAGATGAGGAAGAAGTTCGCTTGCCGATTTAAACCATGTCCCAGCAGAAAGCTAAAACAATTGCTTAGTTTTCCACCGAAAATCAAGGAGGGATACCCAAAGGACCAAAATTACAGTGTGGCTTGTACCACAGAAAATACAAGTGAGGAAAGTTGCCTGCAGTCAAACAACCAAGACGAGTTCGCTGTAACCAAGAATGTGaaacaaaaaactcaaaaTATCGCTAAAGAGAAGTAAGTTGAAACTATATTTGTTTAAGATATAGTAGTAATAATTCATGTCTGCAGCAGACCAACAGAAAACGGAAATATACTGTCCAGAAGGACGCCTAATTTGGCTGACGACAAGCACGAAGAAGAAAGACTGCCATGTCCCGTATCCTTAGAGATATTTAAACGTCATGTGAGCAATCTAGATGATATTGTTAATAAAATGCAGAAGTGCGTTGAGTACAGAGGAAAATCCAAAGATGCGGTTATTCACGACTACTACAAAGGCTTTTATTCTGGACCGGAGATGAGGGAAaagtttgattttcaatttaagcCGTGTACCAGCAATATGCTACAACAATTGCTTAGTTATCCAGAGAATATTGAGAACGG from Drosophila yakuba strain Tai18E2 chromosome 2L, Prin_Dyak_Tai18E2_2.1, whole genome shotgun sequence includes these protein-coding regions:
- the LOC6528831 gene encoding protein telomere ends associated isoform X7 → MYPVSFAAFQKLIVNLPDIASELRIANGDKKTVAEWSRWYYQEFYRNPSIRTRFPFKVAPCPRRTRDNLLKVPEPGALSQNEASDVETAGPSQIEQPVSDFLVKGSQSTFSETSKMNNAVDCEPPGSESVEVIVNVERCGTFRFPVSFEKFEKCINKMLLFKKIVRSLEHCLVLLSDDECRLRTLQKFYNRFYMYPEKRTSTNFFNESTEIPLEKLLESGKPLDKKAMKTMTELAVMKSLKNNSIVSFELFKKNMANLSDIVEQMQRLDDNYAKKDVQECALDYYLAFYITPRIRYKYAYKLKPCNSAVKACMLSILGKDIAEKLRQSLPQLATPSPGLDSRRPMTYCSSEKEGSLISQNTNDSSQIQSSPSKGEGVSQLATPTLEHELRVPKSPEKSTAEVSSTNEGLLWAHNAQISQNQANLRNEVNKVSRSMPALATSSPERDLNRSKAPENSAKLLSPEVKTPQSKGVITLPLGLELPMPKAPERPASITKASDETQSRPEETKDSTEVSEVFFVTDVEVDLKKHGRFIFPVSLETFRYYINYDEIIRPILLNNHVKDEHQLAKLSSDPSNPQCKKFFRQFYNKFYARNDVRKKFNYKFNCINPKMLAKLTEKAKPLDEKALLTMNRADNGKTHNEPKCQDFAPEEAPENCPPNPITLEMFKRHVRNLDDIVIEMQKSDKYKEKSKEEVIQDYYKGFYSGTEMRKKFACRFKPCPSRKLKQLLSFPPKIKEGYPKDQNYSVACTTENTSEESCLQSNNQDEFAVTKNVKQKTQNIAKENRPTENGNILSRRTPNLADDKHEEERLPCPVSLEIFKRHVSNLDDIVNKMQKCVEYRGKSKDAVIHDYYKGFYSGPEMREKFDFQFKPCTSNMLQQLLSYPENIENGCLQETNGFARCTTEKTRKKSCVESNSKPTLTVRRNALEILMKSRKRTDIVKETIKKPMTKQNQSQLQPVPNHEDALDVPEAVTEPNLKNQDIKSAKMQHEQAVTEHSRYCSLRNAERLSDLLRLCHVRGSECVFIVDNLLVYFSLNKLLSCCQLSSFYKC
- the LOC6528831 gene encoding protein telomere ends associated isoform X8, translating into MYPVSFAAFQKLIVNLPDIASELRIANGDKKTVAEWSRWYYQEFYRNPSIRTRFPFKVAPCPRRTRDNLLKVPEPGALSQNEASDVETAGPSQIEQPVSDFLVKGSQSTFSETSKMNNAVDCEPPGSESVEVIVNVERCGTFRFPVSFEKFEKCINKMLLFKKIVRSLEHCLVLLSDDECRLRTLQKFYNRFYMYPEKRTSTNFFNESTEIPLEKLLESGKPLDKKAMKTMTELAVMKSLKNNSIVSFELFKKNMANLSDIVEQMQRLDDNYAKKDVQECALDYYLAFYITPRIRYKYAYKLKPCNSAVKACMLSILGKDIAEKLRQSLPQLATPSPGLDSRRPMTYCSSEKEGSLISQNTNDSSQIQSSPSKGEGVSQLATPTLEHELRVPKSPEKSTAEVSSTNEGLLWAHNAQISQNQANLRNEVNKVSRSMPALATSSPERDLNRSKAPENSAKLLSPEVKTPQSKGVITLPLGLELPMPKAPERPASITKASDETQSRPEETKDSTEVSEVFFVTDVEVDLKKHGRFIFPVSLETFRYYINYDEIIRPILLNNHVKDEHQLAKLSSDPSNPQCKKFFRQFYNKFYARNDVRKKFNYKFNCINPKMLAKLTEKAKPLDEKALLTMNRADNGKTHNEPKCQDFAPEEAPENCPPNPITLEMFKRHVRNLDDIVIEMQKSDKYKEKSKEEVIQDYYKGFYSGTEMRKKFACRFKPCPSRKLKQLLSFPPKIKEGYPKDQNYSVACTTENTSEESCLQSNNQDEFAVTKNVKQKTQNIAKENRPTENGNILSRRTPNLADDKHEEERLPCPVSLEIFKRHVSNLDDIVNKMQKCVEYRGKSKDAVIHDYYKGFYSGPEMREKFDFQFKPCTSNMLQQLLSYPENIENGCLQETNGFARCTTEKTRKKSCVESNSKPTLTVRRNALEILMKSRKRTDIVKETIKKPMTKQNQSQLQPVPNHEDALDVPEAVTEPNLKNQDIKSAKMQHEQAVTEHSRYCSLRNAERLSDLLRRQSGIIRPITFSINCLMVSTAQ
- the LOC6528830 gene encoding elongation of very long chain fatty acids protein 7 — its product is MEASTSPNFQPVVDIPALYKDPWYMITVLGLYLYFVTKAGPHFMEWRKPYELKRLILVHNFIQVVSCIYVIKEVLLITDNTIYFFWKCRDVGSSPELVRRYYNLAYFLFWLKISELIETVIFVLRKKQNQVSRLHLFHHFSTVTLVYILINLNENGSAAYFCVFLNSIVHVIMYSYYFVAAVADKNLVRALTPVKKCITVTQMTQFALILTQVASQLVLCGMPPLVLLYFTAVIGGMFYGFYDFYNSAYQISKRRKSQTPQPDSTK
- the LOC6528831 gene encoding protein telomere ends associated isoform X6, with the translated sequence MYPVSFAAFQKLIVNLPDIASELRIANGDKKTVAEWSRWYYQEFYRNPSIRTRFPFKVAPCPRRTRDNLLKVPEPGALSQNEASDVETAGPSQIEQPVSDFLVKGSQSTFSETSKMNNAVDCEPPGSESVEVIVNVERCGTFRFPVSFEKFEKCINKMLLFKKIVRSLEHCLVLLSDDECRLRTLQKFYNRFYMYPEKRTSTNFFNESTEIPLEKLLESGKPLDKKAMKTMTELAVMKSLKNNSIVSFELFKKNMANLSDIVEQMQRLDDNYAKKDVQECALDYYLAFYITPRIRYKYAYKLKPCNSAVKACMLSILGKDIAEKLRQSLPQLATPSPGLDSRRPMTYCSSEKEGSLISQNTNDSSQIQSSPSKGEGVSQLATPTLEHELRVPKSPEKSTAEVSSTNEGLLWAHNAQISQNQANLRNEVNKVSRSMPALATSSPERDLNRSKAPENSAKLLSPEVKTPQSKGVITLPLGLELPMPKAPERPASITKASDETQSRPEETKDSTEVSEVFFVTDVEVDLKKHGRFIFPVSLETFRYYINYDEIIRPILLNNHVKDEHQLAKLSSDPSNPQCKKFFRQFYNKFYARNDVRKKFNYKFNCINPKMLAKLTEKAKPLDEKALLTMNRADNGKTHNEPKCQDFAPEEAPENCPPNPITLEMFKRHVRNLDDIVIEMQKSDKYKEKSKEEVIQDYYKGFYSGTEMRKKFACRFKPCPSRKLKQLLSFPPKIKEGYPKDQNYSVACTTENTSEESCLQSNNQDEFAVTKNVKQKTQNIAKENRPTENGNILSRRTPNLADDKHEEERLPCPVSLEIFKRHVSNLDDIVNKMQKCVEYRGKSKDAVIHDYYKGFYSGPEMREKFDFQFKPCTSNMLQQLLSYPENIENGCLQETNGFARCTTEKTRKKSCVESNSKPTLTVRRNALEILMKSRKRTDIVKETIKKPMTKQNQSQLQPVPNHEDALDVPEAVTEPNLKNQDIKSAKMQHEQAVTEHSRYCSLRNAERLSDLLSKQKTEWNYKAHNFLDKLFDGINCPVTQAFLKQQYKRYAAFQGNKKTNIYTNAGHIASDTAEDKEPQSDSNSVDFEGVRIAQAADPQATKMHTNPSKRKALEPSSKTTKESSSVKLNDSLENPAQMKIIHAESSGNLRHSPNSSKVSYITTTGIESGSTKIPEDEAMVTTDVNPENATSSPQNEGNQFLLERAKELFFAESSKDHNLKYLICTSDGLMRTIWRILYQLNLQEFSYYTSIHDAEVLYQSEDDLERCFKHVVDHGNWPVNLCVLLPRLKQLLHNKGVHLERLNLSNISPKIVSPWELSSYSDFDLIVEQEYMLRFGEEIDDVLQLCQEREKLYASCWANNQWIPRVPQIADETLNAEIGVVEPVPEKIFLKKICGVQDGDVTTPTEVVSVPTSPRTVCALLSTQHGEDELSQPPSQLNSLSFVDVTSVESASQVLQTAVDPLISDQIEETSQVPKTPTNTAASLQMASVKQEPITFLNNQRAICETEKCHWEHINPEEQTIDIDANESDGPSLSCFAIQNQNSEDQIDFILEDSMPADEHDYAKKTDPPKATDPAELGTNENTLSGRDKSAFQVSVIPKKRQAVSPVLNCKRIKLMNDKVPQLRHEFQPLPMAVVQNKAVRLSGSQDIRTAKTKPTEIPPNPQINITPSQDFAVGNTLLECSELQDLLDSNDDSSCKTLPRSRK